One Kribbella sp. NBC_00662 genomic region harbors:
- a CDS encoding HD-GYP domain-containing protein, with product MSVYVIAGPAAAVVVAGIGALMQPRDVPLMKRVHNTSQRILSAGGGALTYILLDAPVGDGVFAHPFQAILGVTAAGVVHQVVNAVLMCMVLSLERGVTVVISFIREVVVPTALPMLGYGLLGVLMAVVWLGGLGILAGLLVMVPLVVARWALTQDEAERAAQAAAMRAFIEVIETKDLYTRGHSERVSQGVGLLGRHLRLSADRQQALEHAGLLHDVGKVGVPTRIIRKPGRLDDSEMDAIRLHPARGVELIGNIPFLEEVKSAVLHHHEKYDGTGYPAGLSGTSIPYFARIIGIVDAFDSLTSTRSYRPARSVEETLAILEQDRLTHFDPALVNAFVHVIRTRGWVAAAEQQPAPDNSADATVDHDDMSLGSGGGASGSAAGPA from the coding sequence ATGTCTGTTTACGTCATCGCCGGTCCGGCGGCAGCGGTCGTCGTCGCCGGGATCGGCGCTCTGATGCAGCCGCGCGACGTGCCCCTGATGAAGCGCGTCCACAACACGTCGCAGCGGATCCTTTCGGCCGGCGGCGGGGCCCTGACCTACATCCTGCTCGACGCTCCCGTTGGCGACGGCGTCTTCGCGCACCCGTTCCAGGCCATCCTCGGCGTGACGGCAGCCGGGGTGGTGCATCAGGTGGTCAACGCCGTGCTGATGTGCATGGTGCTCAGTCTCGAGCGCGGCGTCACCGTGGTGATCTCCTTCATCCGTGAAGTTGTCGTGCCGACTGCGCTGCCGATGCTCGGGTACGGATTGCTCGGGGTCTTGATGGCCGTGGTCTGGCTCGGTGGCCTGGGCATCCTGGCCGGACTTCTCGTGATGGTGCCCTTGGTCGTTGCACGCTGGGCGCTGACTCAGGACGAGGCCGAGCGAGCTGCGCAGGCCGCCGCGATGCGGGCGTTCATCGAAGTCATCGAGACCAAGGACCTCTATACGCGCGGACATTCGGAGCGGGTCAGTCAGGGTGTGGGTCTGCTCGGCCGCCATCTGCGGCTGTCGGCGGATCGGCAGCAGGCGCTCGAGCATGCCGGGCTGCTGCACGACGTCGGGAAGGTCGGTGTGCCGACGAGGATCATCCGCAAGCCGGGCCGCCTGGACGATTCCGAGATGGACGCGATCCGCCTCCACCCGGCGCGTGGTGTCGAGCTGATCGGGAACATCCCGTTCCTGGAAGAGGTCAAATCCGCGGTTCTGCATCACCACGAGAAGTACGACGGGACCGGCTACCCCGCCGGCCTCAGCGGCACGAGCATTCCCTATTTCGCGAGGATCATCGGGATCGTGGACGCGTTCGACTCGCTGACCTCGACGCGCTCGTACCGACCGGCGAGGAGCGTGGAGGAGACCCTTGCGATTCTCGAGCAGGATCGGCTGACCCACTTCGATCCAGCGCTCGTCAACGCGTTCGTCCATGTCATCAGGACCCGCGGTTGGGTGGCCGCCGCCGAGCAGCAGCCGGCTCCGGACAACAGTGCCGACGCCACGGTCGACCACGACGACATGAGCCTGGGCAGCGGTGGCGGAGCTTCCGGATCCGCGGCGGGTCCGGCATGA
- a CDS encoding 50S ribosomal protein bL37 — translation MGKTGRKRRARKKKGANHGKRPNA, via the coding sequence ATGGGTAAGACCGGCCGGAAGCGTCGCGCACGCAAGAAGAAGGGCGCGAACCACGGCAAGCGCCCCAACGCTTGA
- a CDS encoding helix-turn-helix domain-containing protein: MAALSTSLSELLRAFRTRAGLTQAALAEQAGLSEQAISVLERGTRSRPRIDTVRALTKALDLDADEAEQFLAVARGKRTGTGAPTRSVGEPPTASTSTVPWQLPPAAQDFTGRDAQLEAMLSVLRNPTGTAAVGLVAVTGMGGIGKTTLAVQAAHRLVDSYPDGHLYLNLRGYGPGTPMAATDALRQLLRSLGVDIQQIPDHVDEAAALLRSQLAGRRVILLLDNAADAQHVLPLLPGSPGSSAIITSRGSLAMLPGARQVHLDALSESESVELLTAVIGRTRVAAEPDAVKALAAYSGRLPLAVRLIGGRLATRPTWPIQHFVDLLHDEERRLDSLGSDGSGVRASIASSVQFLESSDRDLDRQAARALPLLSVPDGSDLVTAVAAALLDIPTLQADAILECLVDLNLLESVAPARYRLHDLIRAYGREIADRTLRPAERHQALERILRFYTAIGWAVQSLTHSTSPRLAWATVGDDRVPTFSDREQALRWMDAEQRNLMDRVRQARQSSLSGSALFPELAAALFGYHESRRRWIEMRELAEGAVELAERHGLREVAAWLQHDSAIPEAEDGGVAIAIDRILIALTKFRTIGDRLGQARCCSSLAYLLGMIGRLDQALEYGETALDLSRAIGDTTLEGVALTAVGALYDRTGDFRRADASFAEGIALAERAGDTRAAFKRYINAGFAHLQARRYQDAVLSGLRGLRIAELASDATYQGESHHLLAIAHAATGDFEAGAKHIAAGLILARTTRDVVREGRLYVELARIDAASGERSAATAHLEAAIALLHKTSEVHEADARNLLQELERGGTYSYKLPAHSI; encoded by the coding sequence GTGGCCGCGCTGTCCACGAGCCTGAGCGAACTGCTGCGGGCCTTCCGCACTCGGGCCGGTCTCACGCAGGCGGCCCTTGCAGAGCAGGCCGGTCTCAGCGAGCAGGCGATCAGCGTCCTCGAGCGCGGCACCCGCAGTCGACCCCGGATCGACACCGTCCGCGCCCTCACCAAAGCGCTTGACCTCGACGCCGACGAAGCCGAGCAGTTCCTTGCCGTTGCCCGTGGCAAGCGCACCGGCACCGGCGCGCCGACCCGGAGCGTCGGCGAGCCCCCCACCGCCAGTACGTCAACGGTGCCATGGCAACTACCTCCGGCCGCGCAGGACTTCACCGGCCGCGACGCCCAACTCGAAGCGATGCTCTCGGTGCTACGCAATCCCACCGGGACGGCAGCGGTCGGTCTGGTCGCAGTCACCGGCATGGGTGGCATCGGTAAGACGACACTGGCCGTTCAGGCCGCACACCGGCTGGTCGACAGCTACCCGGACGGTCATCTGTATCTGAATCTGCGTGGTTACGGTCCGGGTACACCGATGGCCGCCACCGACGCACTGCGCCAACTCTTACGGTCCCTGGGCGTGGACATCCAGCAGATTCCGGACCACGTCGACGAGGCCGCAGCACTGCTGCGATCGCAGCTGGCCGGACGACGTGTGATCCTGTTGCTCGACAACGCCGCCGACGCACAGCACGTCTTGCCGCTTTTGCCCGGCAGCCCTGGATCGTCTGCGATCATCACCAGTCGTGGCTCGCTGGCCATGCTGCCGGGCGCGCGTCAGGTGCACCTCGACGCGCTCTCCGAATCGGAGTCTGTCGAGCTCCTGACTGCCGTCATCGGCCGGACCCGGGTGGCCGCGGAACCGGATGCGGTCAAGGCCCTCGCCGCATACTCCGGCCGTCTGCCGCTGGCCGTCCGGCTCATCGGCGGCCGGTTGGCCACCCGGCCGACCTGGCCGATCCAGCACTTCGTGGATCTGCTGCACGACGAGGAGCGTCGCCTCGACAGCCTCGGTTCCGACGGGAGCGGAGTCCGTGCGAGCATCGCCAGCTCCGTACAGTTCCTCGAGTCGAGCGACCGCGACCTCGACCGCCAGGCTGCGCGAGCGCTCCCGTTGCTGAGCGTTCCGGACGGCTCCGACCTGGTGACGGCGGTTGCCGCAGCACTGCTTGACATCCCAACTCTGCAGGCTGACGCGATCCTCGAGTGTCTCGTCGACCTCAACCTGCTCGAGTCCGTTGCCCCAGCGCGCTATCGGCTTCACGACCTGATCCGTGCGTACGGCCGGGAGATCGCCGATCGGACACTGCGCCCGGCCGAACGTCACCAGGCTCTCGAGCGGATCCTCCGCTTTTACACGGCCATTGGATGGGCCGTCCAGTCGCTCACGCACTCGACGAGCCCACGACTGGCGTGGGCAACGGTCGGCGACGACCGTGTCCCGACCTTCAGCGACCGTGAACAAGCCCTGCGCTGGATGGATGCAGAGCAACGCAATCTCATGGACCGGGTCCGGCAGGCGAGGCAGTCGAGTTTGTCCGGCTCAGCCTTGTTTCCGGAGCTCGCCGCAGCCTTGTTCGGCTACCACGAGTCGCGCCGACGCTGGATCGAGATGCGCGAACTGGCCGAAGGAGCAGTCGAGCTCGCCGAACGGCACGGGCTGCGGGAAGTCGCGGCCTGGCTCCAGCACGACAGTGCGATCCCGGAGGCGGAGGACGGTGGCGTCGCGATCGCGATCGACCGGATCCTCATCGCGCTGACGAAGTTCCGGACGATCGGCGACCGTCTCGGCCAAGCACGCTGCTGTTCCTCACTCGCGTACCTGCTGGGAATGATCGGACGGCTCGACCAAGCCTTGGAGTACGGCGAGACGGCACTCGACCTGAGCCGCGCGATCGGAGACACCACGCTCGAGGGTGTCGCACTGACCGCGGTCGGAGCTCTGTACGACCGCACTGGTGACTTCCGGCGGGCAGACGCTTCGTTTGCCGAAGGCATCGCGCTGGCCGAGCGGGCCGGCGACACCCGCGCGGCCTTCAAACGGTATATCAACGCGGGCTTTGCACATCTGCAGGCGCGGCGCTACCAGGACGCGGTGCTGTCGGGGCTCCGAGGGCTGAGGATCGCCGAGCTGGCCAGCGACGCCACCTACCAGGGAGAAAGCCACCACCTACTCGCGATCGCACACGCCGCAACAGGAGACTTCGAAGCAGGCGCCAAGCACATCGCGGCAGGTCTCATTCTCGCGCGGACGACCCGCGATGTCGTCCGAGAAGGGCGGCTCTACGTCGAACTCGCCAGGATCGATGCCGCATCAGGTGAACGCTCTGCAGCCACCGCGCACCTCGAGGCTGCTATTGCACTTCTGCACAAGACATCGGAAGTTCACGAAGCCGACGCGCGCAATCTGCTCCAGGAACTAGAACGCGGCGGGACTTACAGCTACAAGCTCCCGGCCCACTCCATCTGA
- the rsrA gene encoding mycothiol system anti-sigma-R factor — protein sequence MSCGEHHDVDCGEILQRVYVFIDNELEDASSDEIRQHLEECAPCLDEYDLERCVKKLVHRSCGSDHAPDALRQKILLRLTQIQVETTITTTD from the coding sequence GTGAGCTGCGGCGAGCACCACGACGTCGACTGCGGAGAGATCCTGCAGCGGGTCTACGTCTTCATCGACAACGAACTCGAGGACGCCAGTTCCGACGAGATCCGGCAGCACCTCGAAGAGTGCGCCCCCTGCCTGGACGAATACGACCTGGAACGCTGCGTCAAGAAACTGGTCCACCGCTCCTGCGGCTCCGACCACGCCCCCGACGCCCTCCGCCAGAAAATCCTCCTCCGCCTGACCCAAATCCAGGTGGAAACCACCATCACCACCACGGATTGA
- a CDS encoding sigma-70 family RNA polymerase sigma factor: MPTPTTTETPEQRTARFEREALPFLDQMYAAAMRMTRNPSDAEDLVQDTFAKAYSSFHQFTPGTNLKAWLYRILTNTFINGYRKRQRQPTQSPTEEIEDWQLTAAESHTPGGLKSAEAVALEHLPDSDIKSALQSIPEDFRLAVYLADVEGFAYKEIAEIMGTPVGTVMSRLHRGRRQLRDLLGDYARDRGLIPADDESTDASAPDDSIDATASVSSTGGDAEKEES, translated from the coding sequence ATGCCGACTCCCACCACGACCGAGACACCCGAGCAGCGCACCGCGCGGTTCGAACGCGAAGCGCTGCCTTTCCTGGACCAGATGTACGCCGCGGCGATGCGGATGACCCGTAATCCGTCGGACGCCGAGGACCTGGTGCAGGACACCTTCGCGAAGGCGTACAGCTCGTTCCACCAGTTCACGCCGGGCACCAACCTCAAGGCGTGGCTGTACCGGATCCTGACCAATACCTTCATCAACGGTTACCGGAAGCGGCAGCGTCAGCCGACGCAGTCGCCGACCGAGGAGATCGAGGACTGGCAGCTCACCGCTGCCGAGTCGCACACTCCCGGTGGGCTGAAGTCGGCCGAGGCGGTCGCGCTCGAGCACCTGCCCGATTCCGACATCAAGTCGGCCCTGCAGTCGATCCCGGAGGACTTCCGGCTGGCTGTCTACCTGGCCGATGTCGAGGGCTTTGCCTACAAGGAAATCGCCGAGATCATGGGCACACCGGTCGGCACCGTCATGTCGCGGCTGCACCGCGGCCGGCGCCAGCTGCGTGACCTGCTGGGCGATTACGCACGGGATCGCGGTCTGATCCCGGCGGACGACGAGAGTACGGACGCTTCCGCCCCGGACGACAGCATCGACGCGACCGCGTCGGTGTCCAGCACCGGCGGAGATGCGGAGAAGGAGGAGTCGTGA
- a CDS encoding alpha/beta family hydrolase has product MGRVTDERIVGTPHGEARIVAYRARRPVATLALGHGAGAGIESGDLAALAGRLPKQDMNVFLIEQPWRRAGRKLAPAPKVLDEAWIAIIGQLRVRTPLVIGGRSAGARVACRTASSLGASGVLAMSFPLHAPGKPEKSRVDELEQAGLPTLVVQGERDPFGTPEEFPPLTEMAVVPDADHSFKVPKRAELDQQETYDLLVEAVFEWVTREVSG; this is encoded by the coding sequence ATGGGGCGGGTGACCGACGAACGCATTGTGGGGACTCCGCACGGGGAGGCCCGGATCGTTGCGTACCGGGCCCGCCGGCCGGTGGCGACGTTGGCCCTCGGTCATGGCGCCGGGGCCGGGATCGAGTCGGGTGACCTGGCCGCACTGGCCGGCCGGCTGCCGAAGCAGGACATGAACGTGTTCCTGATCGAGCAGCCCTGGCGTCGCGCCGGTCGCAAGCTGGCGCCGGCCCCGAAGGTGCTCGACGAGGCCTGGATCGCGATCATCGGGCAGCTGCGGGTGCGCACGCCGCTGGTGATCGGCGGCCGGAGCGCGGGCGCCCGAGTGGCCTGTCGTACCGCGAGCAGCCTGGGGGCTTCCGGCGTACTCGCGATGTCCTTCCCGTTGCACGCGCCGGGGAAGCCGGAGAAGTCACGGGTCGACGAGCTGGAGCAGGCCGGGTTGCCGACGCTCGTCGTCCAGGGGGAGCGGGACCCGTTCGGTACGCCGGAGGAGTTCCCGCCGCTGACCGAGATGGCGGTCGTGCCGGACGCGGACCATTCGTTCAAGGTGCCGAAGCGGGCCGAGCTCGATCAGCAGGAGACGTACGACCTGCTGGTCGAGGCCGTGTTCGAGTGGGTCACCCGCGAAGTGTCCGGATAA
- a CDS encoding SOS response-associated peptidase: protein MCGRYASGRAPSDLVEEFEIEAGNVRESVEELGENYNVAPTNQVVAVVERKNREVPDQTIRKLTTVKWGLVPSWAKDTSIGNRLINARMETVAEKPAFKKAFQTRRCILPADGYYEWYTAEEKVNGKPVKQPYFIHPPDGSILSMAGLYEIWRDKSVEDPDSDDAWLWTCTVLTTSATDDLGRIHDRMPLLVERERYDAWLDPLSSDPDDLLDLLVPAAPGRLEAYAVSKAVSSVKNNGPHLLDPLPPDGVDPIDKPAAPEETTLF, encoded by the coding sequence ATGTGCGGTAGATACGCGTCCGGCCGGGCCCCGTCCGATCTCGTCGAGGAGTTCGAGATCGAGGCGGGCAACGTGCGTGAGTCGGTCGAGGAGCTCGGGGAGAACTACAACGTCGCGCCGACCAACCAGGTGGTCGCGGTCGTCGAGCGGAAGAACCGCGAGGTCCCGGACCAGACGATCCGCAAGCTGACCACGGTCAAGTGGGGCCTGGTGCCGTCCTGGGCCAAGGACACCTCGATCGGGAACCGGCTGATCAACGCCCGGATGGAGACCGTTGCGGAGAAGCCGGCCTTCAAGAAGGCGTTCCAGACCCGCCGCTGCATCCTGCCCGCCGACGGGTACTACGAGTGGTACACGGCCGAGGAGAAGGTCAACGGCAAGCCGGTCAAGCAGCCGTACTTCATCCACCCGCCGGACGGCAGCATCCTCTCGATGGCCGGGCTGTACGAGATCTGGCGCGACAAGTCGGTCGAGGACCCGGACTCCGACGACGCCTGGCTGTGGACCTGCACCGTCCTGACGACTTCGGCGACCGACGACCTCGGCCGCATCCACGACCGGATGCCGCTCCTGGTCGAGCGCGAGCGGTACGACGCGTGGCTCGACCCGCTGTCGTCCGACCCCGACGATCTGCTCGACCTGCTGGTCCCGGCCGCACCCGGCCGGCTCGAGGCGTACGCCGTCTCGAAGGCGGTCAGCTCGGTCAAGAACAACGGCCCACACCTGCTCGATCCACTACCCCCGGACGGCGTCGACCCGATCGACAAGCCGGCCGCTCCTGAGGAGACCACGCTGTTCTGA
- a CDS encoding MarR family winged helix-turn-helix transcriptional regulator yields the protein MTTGNDAVGEALFGLAAVAIRRRDRTLSLTAISVLSTLERTGPRRLTDLAVSEEVTQPSMTALVTQLTNLGLAERRRYPGDARVVLVAVTEAGSRQLRAIRSAGASALTELISKLDDQDTEALAAALPALHRLMELAGESQDSRTPLPKR from the coding sequence ATGACCACAGGCAACGACGCCGTGGGCGAGGCCCTCTTCGGGCTCGCCGCCGTGGCGATCAGGCGGCGGGACCGCACCCTGAGCCTGACCGCCATCTCGGTGTTGTCGACGCTGGAGCGCACCGGCCCGCGCCGCCTGACCGACCTGGCCGTCAGCGAGGAGGTCACGCAGCCGTCGATGACGGCGCTCGTGACCCAGCTGACGAACCTCGGCCTCGCCGAGCGTCGCCGCTACCCCGGCGATGCCCGCGTGGTCCTGGTCGCCGTCACCGAGGCCGGGAGCCGGCAGCTCCGCGCGATCCGCTCCGCGGGTGCTTCGGCGCTGACCGAGCTGATCAGCAAGCTCGACGACCAGGACACCGAGGCGCTTGCCGCCGCCCTGCCCGCACTCCACCGCCTGATGGAGCTCGCCGGCGAAAGCCAGGACAGCCGTACCCCGTTGCCGAAGAGGTGA
- a CDS encoding universal stress protein — protein sequence MNHDAEERRIQLRQEKAPGTPAIVVGIDGSATSWDAFAWAAGEAVRTHGHLVAVYVMPYAEPTAILAAPYAYGAAASSRQELADEIRADAVRRAGEAGVPLSFVSEYGDAIGTLTEIARTVDAHLIVVGRSAKRWHRLTGSLGHRLTCRKDAPVVVVVP from the coding sequence ATGAACCACGACGCCGAAGAGCGGCGCATCCAGCTCCGCCAGGAGAAGGCCCCCGGGACACCGGCCATCGTGGTCGGGATCGACGGGTCCGCCACGAGTTGGGACGCGTTCGCCTGGGCCGCCGGTGAAGCCGTCCGCACCCACGGCCACCTCGTCGCGGTCTACGTCATGCCGTACGCCGAGCCGACCGCCATCCTCGCCGCGCCGTACGCCTACGGTGCAGCCGCGAGCAGCCGCCAGGAGCTCGCCGACGAGATCAGAGCAGACGCAGTACGCCGAGCCGGCGAGGCCGGCGTACCGCTCAGCTTCGTGAGCGAGTACGGCGACGCCATCGGCACCCTGACCGAGATCGCCCGCACCGTCGACGCCCATCTCATCGTGGTCGGCCGGTCGGCGAAGCGCTGGCACCGCCTGACCGGCTCACTCGGCCACCGCCTGACCTGCCGCAAGGACGCCCCGGTCGTCGTGGTCGTTCCCTGA
- a CDS encoding MFS transporter has product MVSGDKSVRRFAVESDHPHYKWVALSNTTLGVLMATVNSSIVIISLPDIFRGIKLDPLRPGNVSYLLWMLMGFLVVTAVLVVTLGRLGDIYGRVKIYNLGFAVFTVGSVALVFDPLTQSGGALWLILWRVVQGVGAAMLFANSAAILTDAFPADRRGFALGINQVAAIGGSFIGLIVGGVLAPVDWRLVFFVSVPFGLLGTVWSYRSLRETSTRSAARIDWWGNALFAVGLTALLVAITYGIQPYGGHTMGWTNPWVLSGLIGGVVLLVVFGVVESRIADPMFDMSLFRIQAFSAGNLAGLLSSVSRGGLQFMLIIWLQGIWLPLHGYSFSSTPLWAGIYLLPLTVAFLVAGPLSGYFSDRLGARSLATGGLILVTLSFVGFMVLPTDFSYWAFAGLLVLNGIGSGLFSAPNTSAIMSSVPANRRGAAAGMSGTFLNSGTSLSIGVFFTMMIAGLAQTLPQALTDGLRAHGVPQAVAAGIGNQPPVGSLFAAFLGYNPIGTALNAVPQSAIKGADLGTLTSKQFFPQLISGPFHHGLVIVFAVAIGMSLVGAAASVFRGPRYIHAEPDTLPTPANAVPERQRSA; this is encoded by the coding sequence GTGGTTTCAGGCGACAAGTCCGTACGCCGCTTCGCGGTCGAAAGCGACCATCCGCACTACAAATGGGTGGCGCTGTCCAACACGACGCTCGGCGTACTGATGGCGACAGTGAACTCGTCGATCGTGATCATCTCGCTGCCGGACATCTTTCGCGGTATCAAGCTCGACCCGCTCCGGCCGGGCAACGTCAGCTATCTGCTCTGGATGCTGATGGGATTCCTGGTCGTCACCGCCGTCCTCGTCGTGACGCTGGGCCGGCTCGGCGACATCTACGGCCGGGTGAAGATCTACAACCTGGGGTTCGCCGTGTTCACGGTGGGCTCGGTGGCGCTGGTGTTCGATCCACTGACGCAGAGCGGCGGCGCGCTCTGGCTGATCCTGTGGCGAGTCGTCCAAGGAGTCGGCGCCGCGATGCTGTTCGCGAACTCGGCGGCGATCCTGACCGACGCGTTCCCGGCGGATCGCCGCGGTTTCGCGCTCGGCATCAACCAGGTGGCCGCGATCGGCGGCTCGTTCATCGGGCTGATCGTCGGCGGCGTACTCGCGCCGGTCGACTGGCGGCTCGTCTTCTTCGTCTCCGTCCCGTTCGGCCTGCTCGGCACGGTCTGGTCGTACCGGAGCCTGCGCGAGACCAGCACCCGGTCCGCGGCGCGGATCGACTGGTGGGGCAACGCCCTGTTCGCGGTCGGGCTGACCGCGCTGCTGGTCGCGATCACGTACGGGATCCAGCCGTACGGCGGGCACACGATGGGCTGGACCAATCCGTGGGTGCTGTCCGGGCTGATCGGCGGCGTCGTACTGCTGGTCGTGTTCGGGGTGGTCGAGTCGCGGATCGCGGACCCGATGTTCGACATGTCGCTGTTCCGGATCCAGGCGTTCTCCGCGGGGAACCTGGCCGGCCTGCTGTCGTCGGTCAGCCGGGGCGGACTGCAGTTCATGCTGATCATCTGGCTGCAGGGCATCTGGCTGCCGCTGCACGGCTACAGCTTCTCGAGTACGCCGCTGTGGGCCGGCATCTATCTGTTGCCGCTGACCGTGGCGTTCCTGGTCGCGGGGCCGCTGTCCGGCTACTTCTCCGACCGCCTCGGCGCCCGCAGCCTCGCGACCGGCGGACTGATCCTGGTCACGTTGAGCTTCGTCGGCTTCATGGTGCTGCCGACCGACTTCAGCTACTGGGCCTTCGCCGGCCTGCTGGTCCTGAATGGCATCGGCTCGGGCCTGTTCTCCGCGCCGAACACCAGCGCCATCATGAGCAGCGTCCCGGCCAACCGCCGCGGCGCCGCGGCGGGGATGAGCGGCACGTTCCTGAACTCGGGTACGTCGCTGTCGATCGGCGTCTTCTTCACGATGATGATCGCCGGGCTCGCACAGACCCTCCCCCAAGCGCTGACCGACGGCCTCCGGGCCCACGGCGTACCCCAAGCCGTTGCCGCGGGCATCGGCAACCAACCTCCCGTCGGCAGTTTGTTCGCCGCCTTCCTCGGCTACAACCCGATCGGCACGGCACTGAACGCCGTCCCCCAATCAGCCATCAAGGGCGCCGACCTGGGCACGCTGACCAGCAAGCAGTTCTTCCCGCAACTGATCTCGGGCCCGTTCCACCACGGTCTGGTCATCGTGTTCGCGGTCGCCATCGGGATGTCACTGGTGGGCGCGGCCGCGTCCGTCTTCCGCGGCCCCCGCTACATCCACGCCGAACCAGACACCCTCCCAACACCCGCCAACGCGGTACCGGAGAGGCAACGCTCGGCCTGA